In the Campylobacter sp. RM6914 genome, one interval contains:
- a CDS encoding 2-isopropylmalate synthase: MNNNKIIIFDTTLRDGEQSPGASMNTAEKLQIALQLERLGVDVMEAGFAAASPGDFDAVNQIAKQASNIRVCSLSRAVERDIKAAGEALAPAKYKRIHTFIATSPIHMEYKLKMQPQEVIKRAVEAVKYAKTFCDDVEFSCEDAGRTDINFMKEICDAVIEAGAGTINLPDTVGYRLPTELSKMVSEMVEFINNRAIVSVHNHNDLGLATANSLACILAGARQVECTINGIGERAGNAALEEIVMAIKTRQDIFAPLYTDIIAKEIYPSSRLIASITGIEPQPNKAIVGKNAFAHESGIHQDGVLKHKETYEIISAQSIGLEQNSLVLGKHSGRHAFKDKLVSLGFDLDVDALNTAFDKFKQLADKKKEIFDDDIRALVAEEITKIPQVYEIVELLQSSGGSLASASISIKHDDQITSDSALGNGTADAIFKVIDRISNINGVLKDYKVTAVSQGKDALAKVDVKVEFEGHNAVMGHGLDIDTMKASAKAYIGALNSYLRIKDL, translated from the coding sequence ATGAATAATAATAAAATAATAATATTTGATACAACATTGAGAGATGGTGAACAAAGCCCCGGCGCTTCGATGAATACTGCTGAAAAATTGCAAATCGCGCTTCAATTAGAGCGCCTAGGAGTTGATGTTATGGAAGCTGGGTTTGCTGCGGCTAGTCCAGGTGACTTCGATGCGGTAAATCAAATAGCAAAGCAAGCGTCAAACATAAGAGTATGCTCACTTTCACGTGCAGTTGAGCGAGATATAAAAGCAGCCGGAGAAGCCTTAGCACCTGCAAAATACAAAAGAATACATACATTTATAGCAACAAGTCCTATCCACATGGAATACAAGCTAAAAATGCAACCACAAGAAGTCATAAAGCGTGCCGTCGAAGCTGTCAAATATGCTAAAACTTTTTGTGACGATGTAGAGTTTAGCTGTGAAGATGCAGGTAGAACAGATATAAATTTCATGAAAGAAATTTGCGATGCAGTCATTGAAGCAGGTGCAGGAACTATAAATTTACCAGATACTGTCGGCTATCGTTTGCCAACCGAGCTATCTAAGATGGTTTCTGAGATGGTAGAATTTATAAATAATCGTGCGATTGTTTCGGTCCATAACCACAACGACTTAGGCCTAGCTACTGCAAACTCTCTTGCTTGTATATTAGCCGGTGCTAGACAAGTTGAATGCACCATAAACGGCATAGGAGAGCGAGCGGGAAATGCGGCATTAGAAGAGATTGTTATGGCAATTAAAACACGTCAAGATATATTTGCCCCGCTTTATACAGACATAATCGCAAAAGAAATTTACCCATCATCTCGCCTAATAGCAAGTATAACAGGCATAGAGCCTCAGCCAAATAAAGCCATAGTCGGCAAAAATGCCTTTGCCCACGAAAGCGGCATACATCAAGACGGAGTGCTAAAACACAAAGAAACTTACGAGATCATATCTGCCCAAAGTATAGGACTTGAGCAAAATTCTCTTGTTCTTGGTAAGCACAGCGGTCGCCACGCGTTTAAGGATAAGCTAGTTTCTCTTGGTTTTGATCTTGATGTGGATGCATTAAATACCGCATTTGATAAATTTAAGCAACTTGCCGACAAGAAAAAGGAAATTTTTGATGATGATATACGCGCTCTTGTGGCTGAAGAGATAACTAAAATTCCACAAGTATATGAGATAGTTGAACTTCTTCAAAGTAGCGGTGGATCACTTGCGAGCGCCTCTATAAGTATAAAGCATGACGATCAAATAACAAGTGACTCCGCTCTTGGTAACGGCACTGCCGATGCGATATTTAAAGTTATTGATAGGATTAGCAACATTAACGGGGTGCTTAAAGACTATAAGGTTACTGCGGTTTCACAAGGCAAAGACGCTTTAGCCAAAGTTGATGTTAAAGTAGAATTTGAAGGACACAATGCTGTTATGGGACACGGACTTGATATAGATACAATGAAAGCAAGTGCAAAAGCTTATATCGGTGCTTTAAACAGCTATCTTAGGATAAAAGATCTTTAA
- the pssA gene encoding CDP-diacylglycerol--serine O-phosphatidyltransferase, which yields MHSQKPQLMYILPNLFTASSAFLGIVSVIASIKGDYEKAILWIILSLILDGLDGRVARLTKTTSKFGVEFDSLADLVAFGVAPAILFYLSIGQHFGRFGTLVSAMFVVFGAIRLARFNVTTGTYEPNVFIGLPIPTAAIVSALYVGVYINYNLIGFEWIYLIMQCVLAVLMVSNIRYPSFKKVNFRQAHVMRILVVLVIAFSMLYLYPLESATIVMSIYIFYGIIRTTFMFLKNLKKESE from the coding sequence ATGCATAGTCAAAAACCTCAATTAATGTATATTTTACCAAATTTATTTACCGCTTCTAGCGCATTTTTAGGTATAGTAAGTGTTATCGCAAGTATAAAAGGTGATTATGAAAAGGCGATTTTATGGATTATTTTATCTTTAATACTTGATGGACTTGATGGCAGAGTGGCTCGCCTTACCAAAACAACTAGTAAATTTGGTGTAGAATTTGATAGTCTTGCCGACTTAGTAGCCTTTGGTGTAGCTCCGGCGATACTTTTTTATCTATCTATCGGTCAGCATTTTGGACGCTTTGGAACTCTTGTAAGTGCCATGTTTGTTGTCTTTGGAGCCATCCGCCTTGCTAGGTTTAATGTAACAACCGGCACATATGAACCAAATGTATTTATAGGTCTTCCAATACCTACTGCAGCTATAGTAAGCGCGCTATATGTTGGCGTATATATCAATTATAACCTTATCGGCTTTGAGTGGATATATCTTATAATGCAGTGTGTTTTAGCTGTATTGATGGTAAGCAACATAAGATATCCTAGTTTCAAAAAGGTAAATTTTAGACAAGCGCATGTTATGAGAATTTTAGTCGTTCTTGTCATAGCTTTTTCCATGTTATATCTTTATCCTCTTGAGAGCGCAACCATTGTAATGAGCATTTACATTTTTTATGGTATAATCAGGACAACTTTTATGTTCTTAAAAAATTTAAAAAAGGAGAGTGAATGA